A single Streptococcus thermophilus DNA region contains:
- the budA gene encoding acetolactate decarboxylase codes for MSEAIKLFQYNTLGALMAGLYGGTLTVGELLEHGDLGLGTLDSIDGELIVLDGKAYQAKGSEGKVEVVEVSPDEKVPYAAVVPHQAEVIFRQRFEMTDKELEDRIESYYDGVNLFRSIKIKGHFKHMHVRMIPKSTPDTKFAEVATHQPEYESDNISGTIVGIWTPEMFHGVSVAGYHLHFISDDLTFGGHVMDFVIENGIIEVGPVDQLDQRFPVQDRQYLFAKFNVDEMRKDITKAE; via the coding sequence ATGTCTGAAGCCATAAAATTATTTCAATATAATACTTTGGGAGCCTTGATGGCTGGGCTTTATGGAGGTACTTTAACCGTTGGAGAGTTGTTAGAGCATGGAGACTTGGGTCTCGGAACATTAGATTCTATCGATGGTGAGTTGATTGTTCTTGACGGTAAAGCCTATCAAGCTAAAGGCTCTGAAGGTAAAGTCGAAGTGGTAGAAGTTTCTCCAGATGAAAAAGTTCCCTATGCAGCAGTCGTACCTCACCAAGCTGAAGTTATCTTCCGTCAACGTTTTGAAATGACTGATAAAGAACTTGAGGATCGTATTGAATCTTACTATGATGGGGTTAATCTCTTCCGTTCCATCAAGATTAAAGGGCATTTTAAGCACATGCATGTCCGCATGATACCTAAGTCTACTCCTGATACGAAATTTGCTGAAGTTGCGACTCATCAACCAGAGTATGAATCTGATAATATTTCAGGTACAATCGTTGGTATCTGGACACCTGAAATGTTCCACGGTGTGAGTGTTGCTGGTTACCATCTCCATTTTATTTCAGATGACTTGACATTCGGTGGTCACGTTATGGATTTTGTTATCGAGAATGGTATTATTGAAGTTGGACCAGTTGACCAACTCGATCAACGCTTCCCAGTTCAAGACCGTCAATATCTCTTTGCTAAATTCAATGTTGATGAAATGCGTAAAGATATTACTAAGGCTGAATAA
- the alsS gene encoding acetolactate synthase AlsS: protein MSEEKQLYGADLVVDSLINHDVEYVFGIPGAKIDRVFDTLEDKGPELIVARHEQNAAFMAQGVGRITGKPGVVLVTSGPGVSNLATGLVTATDEGDPVLAIGGQVKRADLLKRAHQSMNNVAMLEPITKYAAEVHDANTLSETVANAYRHAKSGKPGASFISIPQDVTDAPVSVKAIKPMTDPKLGSASVSDINYLAQAIKNAVLPVFLLGNGASSEAVTYSIRQILKHVKLPVVETFQGAGIVSRDLEEDTFFGRVGLFRNQPGDMLLKKSDLVIAIGYDPIEYEARNWNAEISARIIVIDVEPAEVDTYFQPERELIGNVEASLNLLLPAIQGYKLPEGSVEYLKGLKNNVVEDVKFDRQPDEGTVHPLDLIEVLQEQTDDDMTVTVDVGSHYIWMARYFKSYEPRHLLFSNGMQTLGVALPWAISAALVRPKTKVISVSGDGGFLFSAQELETAVRLKLPIVHIIWNDGHYNMVEFQEEMKYGRSSGVDFGPVDFVKYAESFGAKGYRATSKAAFASLLQEALTQAVDGPVLIDVPIDYKDNIKLGETILPDEFY from the coding sequence ATGTCAGAAGAAAAGCAATTGTATGGTGCAGATTTAGTGGTTGATAGTTTGATCAACCATGATGTTGAGTATGTCTTTGGGATTCCAGGCGCAAAAATCGATAGGGTTTTTGATACCTTGGAAGATAAGGGACCTGAATTGATTGTTGCCCGTCATGAGCAAAATGCTGCTTTTATGGCTCAAGGTGTTGGACGTATTACTGGGAAACCAGGTGTAGTATTGGTAACATCTGGTCCAGGTGTCTCCAATTTGGCTACTGGTTTGGTAACAGCGACGGATGAAGGAGACCCTGTTCTTGCTATTGGTGGTCAGGTTAAGCGTGCAGATCTCTTGAAACGTGCCCACCAATCAATGAATAACGTTGCTATGCTTGAGCCAATTACCAAATATGCTGCTGAAGTACATGATGCTAACACCCTTTCTGAAACGGTTGCTAATGCCTATCGTCACGCTAAGTCAGGGAAACCAGGTGCAAGCTTCATTTCAATTCCTCAAGACGTGACGGATGCTCCGGTCAGTGTTAAGGCTATTAAGCCTATGACAGATCCAAAACTTGGTTCAGCATCTGTTTCTGATATTAACTATCTAGCACAAGCCATTAAAAATGCAGTGTTGCCAGTCTTTCTTTTGGGAAATGGTGCCTCATCAGAAGCCGTAACTTACTCTATTCGCCAAATTTTGAAGCATGTTAAATTGCCAGTTGTTGAAACTTTCCAAGGTGCCGGTATCGTGTCACGTGACCTTGAAGAAGATACTTTCTTTGGTCGTGTAGGTCTTTTCCGTAACCAACCCGGAGACATGTTGCTTAAAAAATCCGACTTAGTTATTGCCATTGGTTATGACCCAATCGAATATGAAGCACGTAACTGGAATGCTGAAATTTCAGCACGTATCATCGTTATTGATGTTGAGCCGGCCGAGGTGGACACTTACTTCCAACCGGAACGTGAATTGATTGGTAATGTAGAAGCGAGCTTAAACTTGCTTTTGCCCGCTATTCAAGGTTATAAATTGCCTGAAGGTTCGGTTGAATATCTTAAAGGTTTGAAAAACAATGTTGTTGAGGATGTTAAGTTTGACCGTCAGCCTGATGAAGGTACGGTGCATCCGCTAGATTTAATCGAAGTTTTGCAAGAACAAACAGATGATGATATGACTGTTACGGTTGATGTTGGTAGTCACTATATTTGGATGGCACGTTATTTCAAATCGTATGAACCACGTCATTTGCTTTTCTCAAATGGGATGCAAACGCTAGGTGTTGCTCTTCCATGGGCTATCTCTGCAGCTTTGGTTCGTCCTAAGACAAAAGTGATTTCTGTTTCTGGTGATGGTGGTTTCCTCTTCTCAGCACAAGAATTGGAAACAGCAGTTCGTTTGAAATTGCCAATTGTCCATATTATCTGGAACGATGGTCATTACAATATGGTGGAATTCCAGGAAGAAATGAAGTACGGTCGTTCATCTGGGGTTGACTTTGGTCCTGTAGATTTTGTAAAATATGCTGAGAGCTTTGGAGCCAAAGGTTATCGTGCAACAAGTAAAGCAGCGTTTGCTAGCTTGCTTCAAGAGGCTTTGACTCAGGCTGTAGATGGACCAGTCCTTATTGATGTTCCAATTGACTATAAAGATAACATTAAACTCGGCGAAACTATTTTGCCAGATGAATTTTACTAA
- a CDS encoding SDR family NAD(P)-dependent oxidoreductase has protein sequence MGKHLAKKPSSEGYHIILHGRNPQKLELATQEVRAVSLRGRVSSYLADFSKLDNVYRFVEEIKRDFQRIDILFNNAGLYAGKERKASGENVELTFMLSVLVPYIFITELIPLLEKLPDGLVINTSSYMHHFAKVKDLDFGFEKEYNPGLAYNNSKLYTIWMTRYLARDFFLKGSNTTINAYHPGLILTNLGNNSSDKKTEKSLFGRLMKSLSKDLDQGIETGYYLTLSEEVSGLTGYYFDEKKVKSVSEKVYSFEKTQKLMNYCQEKVKMFKEKQNV, from the coding sequence ATCGGTAAGCATCTAGCAAAGAAACCGTCTAGTGAAGGCTATCATATCATCCTCCACGGTCGCAATCCTCAAAAGCTGGAATTGGCTACTCAGGAGGTTCGGGCAGTCTCCTTGAGAGGCAGAGTGTCTAGCTACTTGGCTGATTTTTCAAAATTAGATAATGTTTATCGATTTGTGGAGGAAATCAAGCGAGACTTTCAAAGGATTGATATCTTATTTAACAATGCAGGTCTGTATGCAGGGAAAGAGCGAAAAGCGAGTGGTGAAAATGTCGAACTAACTTTCATGTTATCCGTTCTGGTTCCCTATATTTTTATAACAGAGCTAATCCCCTTGTTAGAAAAATTGCCTGATGGCCTTGTTATCAATACCTCTTCCTATATGCACCATTTTGCGAAAGTGAAGGATTTGGACTTTGGCTTTGAGAAAGAATACAATCCCGGTTTGGCCTACAATAATTCCAAGCTCTACACCATTTGGATGACACGCTATCTAGCAAGAGATTTCTTTTTAAAAGGTTCAAATACCACTATTAATGCCTACCATCCCGGCTTGATTTTAACCAACTTAGGGAATAATTCTAGTGATAAAAAGACGGAAAAGTCTCTCTTCGGACGCTTGATGAAGTCTCTTTCAAAAGATCTAGATCAGGGAATCGAAACAGGCTATTATCTCACCTTATCAGAGGAAGTCAGTGGCTTGACTGGCTACTACTTTGATGAAAAGAAAGTCAAGTCGGTATCTGAAAAAGTCTACTCATTTGAAAAAACACAGAAATTAATGAATTACTGCCAAGAAAAGGTCAAAATGTTTAAAGAAAAGCAGAATGTTTAA
- the hemH gene encoding ferrochelatase, with protein sequence MSKRAVLMMTFGSPEEITYEGVAEFFTNIRRGVRPEPHKIQTLHDNYLRIGGTPLQRITREEVDLVASALGEQVSVYFANKFSRPFITDVITQMENDGIEECLCLILEPHYSYYSVMGYEKFLESEHIRFQIIKDWYREPSLLHYWADEIQKILDQIGDDSYKVIFSAHSVPVLALDFGDPYIDQIYDNSRLIAEDLGLREEQYTNTWQSESDIGIPWIKPDVLEYLRDEREHPDHYIFVPIVFISEHIEVLFDNDVECKELCQELGVAYHRPPMPNRDPRLIKALLSAIQSHIDGDYSYYQPQLETFDELETPSSTGQILDEEKDIQMPDFVKKLIAKKGLENVKMPYLFKKMLEKKYGKKYD encoded by the coding sequence ATGAGTAAGAGAGCTGTGTTGATGATGACCTTTGGGTCACCAGAAGAGATTACCTATGAAGGAGTAGCGGAGTTTTTCACGAATATACGGCGTGGTGTTCGTCCTGAACCACATAAAATTCAGACTTTACATGACAATTACCTCCGAATTGGTGGAACTCCACTCCAAAGGATAACCAGAGAAGAGGTGGATTTGGTTGCTTCTGCTCTTGGAGAACAAGTGTCGGTTTACTTTGCCAATAAATTTTCACGACCTTTCATTACAGATGTGATTACACAGATGGAGAATGACGGAATTGAAGAATGTTTGTGCTTGATTTTAGAGCCCCATTATTCTTACTATTCTGTCATGGGATATGAGAAATTTTTAGAAAGTGAGCATATTAGGTTCCAAATTATCAAGGACTGGTACCGCGAACCTTCTCTTCTTCATTATTGGGCTGATGAAATCCAAAAGATTTTAGATCAGATTGGAGACGACAGTTATAAGGTGATTTTTTCAGCTCACAGTGTCCCAGTTTTGGCACTAGATTTTGGTGACCCTTATATCGACCAGATTTATGATAATAGTCGCTTGATTGCGGAGGATTTAGGACTTAGAGAAGAGCAGTACACTAATACTTGGCAGAGTGAGAGTGATATAGGTATTCCTTGGATTAAGCCTGATGTCTTAGAATATCTACGAGATGAGCGTGAACACCCAGACCACTATATTTTTGTCCCTATTGTCTTTATTAGTGAGCATATTGAGGTTCTTTTTGATAATGATGTGGAATGTAAGGAACTTTGCCAAGAGCTAGGTGTAGCCTATCACAGACCTCCCATGCCAAATCGCGATCCTCGTTTAATCAAGGCCCTTCTTTCGGCTATTCAGTCTCATATAGACGGTGACTATAGTTACTATCAACCTCAGCTTGAGACCTTTGATGAGCTGGAAACTCCTTCTAGCACAGGTCAGATTTTGGATGAGGAAAAGGATATTCAAATGCCCGATTTCGTCAAGAAATTGATTGCTAAAAAAGGTCTAGAAAATGTCAAGATGCCATATCTATTTAAGAAAATGCTTGAAAAGAAGTATGGAAAAAAATATGATTAG
- a CDS encoding cation diffusion facilitator family transporter, with amino-acid sequence MSSKYAVWMAFFLNLSFAIVEFIAGGIFVSSAVLADSVHDLGDDLAIGLSAFLETISNREEDSRYTLGYKRFSLLGALVTAVILMTGSGMVILENVSKIFHPQPVNDEGLLWLGIIAISVNLLASLVIRKGQTKNESILSLHFLEDTLGWLAVILMAIVLRFTDWYILDPLLSLAISFFILSKAIPRFWRTLKIFLDAVPEGVDIKQVKNDLEQLDNVASINQLNLWTMDGLEKNAIVHVCLEHVKHIEVCKESIRDLLKESGFQNVTIEVDEDLATHQAHKRNIEELEAESEQQHHH; translated from the coding sequence ATGAGTTCAAAATATGCAGTCTGGATGGCTTTTTTCTTGAATCTAAGCTTTGCCATTGTTGAGTTTATTGCAGGGGGAATCTTTGTTTCCAGTGCTGTTCTCGCTGACTCTGTCCATGACTTGGGGGATGATCTAGCCATTGGCCTCTCGGCCTTTCTAGAAACAATCTCCAATCGTGAAGAAGATAGTCGCTATACCCTAGGCTACAAGCGTTTTAGCTTATTAGGGGCTTTGGTAACGGCAGTCATTCTGATGACAGGGTCTGGTATGGTGATTTTAGAAAATGTAAGCAAGATTTTCCACCCACAACCCGTCAATGACGAAGGGCTTCTTTGGTTGGGAATTATTGCTATCAGTGTCAATCTGCTGGCGAGTCTGGTCATTCGTAAGGGTCAGACCAAGAATGAGTCTATTCTCAGCCTGCATTTTTTGGAAGATACCTTAGGTTGGTTGGCTGTCATCCTGATGGCCATTGTCCTCCGATTTACGGACTGGTATATCCTAGATCCCCTCTTGTCTCTTGCTATTTCCTTCTTTATTCTGTCTAAAGCCATTCCACGTTTTTGGAGAACGCTCAAGATTTTCCTGGATGCTGTGCCAGAAGGGGTAGATATCAAGCAAGTTAAGAATGACTTAGAGCAGTTGGATAATGTTGCTAGTATCAATCAGCTTAATCTTTGGACCATGGACGGCTTGGAGAAAAATGCTATTGTCCATGTTTGTCTGGAGCATGTCAAACATATCGAGGTCTGTAAAGAGTCTATCCGAGACTTGCTCAAAGAGAGTGGCTTTCAAAATGTCACCATCGAAGTTGATGAAGACTTGGCAACCCACCAAGCTCACAAGCGAAATATCGAAGAGCTAGAAGCAGAAAGTGAGCAGCAACACCATCATTAA
- a CDS encoding ABC transporter permease produces the protein MTEKGIIISEKLADLAGISVGDEVTVQNSQDKDIKLKVAGISEMYMGHFIFMNESTYKDAFGKEASQNATILTLKDHSDKNVEQTASRFMSLDGVKGDVQNTTLKAQIKTIVNSLSRVMGVLIGVSILLAFVVLFNLTNINVAERIRELSTIKVLGFFNKEVTLYIYRETIYLSIIGILVEFGLGLGLHQYMVDVIPPENIMFNPNLGWLIYAVPTLVIIIILTGLGIFVNQHLKKVNMLEALKSVE, from the coding sequence TTGACTGAAAAAGGCATTATTATCTCAGAGAAATTGGCGGACCTAGCTGGTATTTCTGTAGGTGATGAAGTAACCGTTCAAAATAGCCAGGACAAAGACATCAAACTCAAAGTTGCTGGTATTTCTGAGATGTACATGGGGCACTTCATCTTTATGAACGAATCTACTTATAAGGATGCTTTCGGAAAAGAGGCTAGCCAAAATGCTACGATACTTACACTAAAAGATCATTCAGACAAAAATGTTGAGCAAACAGCCAGTCGATTTATGTCTCTTGATGGTGTAAAAGGGGATGTCCAAAATACTACTCTAAAGGCACAAATTAAGACCATCGTCAACTCACTTAGCCGTGTTATGGGAGTTTTGATTGGTGTTTCTATTCTTCTTGCTTTTGTTGTTCTCTTCAATTTAACGAATATCAATGTGGCAGAGCGTATCCGCGAATTATCAACCATTAAGGTTCTAGGTTTCTTTAATAAAGAAGTGACGCTCTACATCTATCGAGAAACAATTTATCTTTCTATCATTGGTATCTTGGTTGAATTCGGACTTGGTTTGGGACTGCATCAATACATGGTAGATGTTATCCCACCTGAAAATATTATGTTCAATCCAAATCTTGGCTGGCTCATCTACGCTGTTCCAACACTAGTAATCATTATCATTCTGACAGGTCTGGGTATCTTTGTGAACCAACACCTTAAGAAAGTCAATATGCTCGAGGCTCTAAAATCTGTTGAGTGA
- a CDS encoding TetR/AcrR family transcriptional regulator, which yields MTAQDRRITKTRKAIYQAFLYLLNQKDYEAITVQEIIDLADVGRSTFYSHYESKELLLDELCQKLFHHLFERTQYLSPQDYLAHIFQHFKKNQDHVTSLLLSKNDYFIRQLRKELEHDVYPMVADELIQSHPNIPHSYLKHLVVTNFIETLTWWLKKGKSYSEQEVVQFYLEILNVASN from the coding sequence ATGACTGCACAAGATCGTCGCATTACCAAGACTAGAAAAGCCATCTATCAAGCTTTCTTGTACTTACTTAACCAAAAAGATTATGAGGCCATCACCGTTCAGGAGATTATTGACTTGGCTGATGTGGGGCGTTCGACCTTTTACAGTCATTATGAGAGCAAAGAGTTACTACTGGATGAGCTCTGCCAAAAGCTCTTTCACCATTTGTTTGAGCGTACTCAATACCTCTCTCCACAAGACTACCTGGCCCATATCTTTCAACATTTCAAGAAAAATCAAGACCATGTAACCAGTCTCTTGCTTTCAAAAAACGATTATTTTATCCGGCAGCTGCGAAAAGAACTGGAACATGACGTCTATCCAATGGTAGCTGATGAACTGATTCAATCACACCCCAACATTCCTCACTCATATCTCAAGCACCTGGTTGTAACCAACTTCATTGAAACCCTGACCTGGTGGTTGAAAAAAGGCAAGTCCTACAGCGAGCAGGAAGTAGTCCAGTTTTATTTGGAGATTTTAAACGTCGCTTCTAACTAA
- a CDS encoding alcohol dehydrogenase catalytic domain-containing protein has translation MKSAVYTKAGQVGLAEIDRPQIVAADDAIIKIVRTCVCGSDIWSYRNPEMEEGHRNSGHEAIGIVEEVGEQVTTVKPGDFVIAPFTHGCGQCDACRAGFDGSCDNHSGNNWSEGVQAEYIRFHFANWALVKILGQPSDYSEGMLKSLLTLADVMPTGYHAARVANVQKGDKVVVIGDGAVGQCAVIASKMRGASQIVLMSRHEDHQKMALESGATAVVAERGEKGIDKVREILGGGADAALECVGTEAAVEQALGVLHNGGRMGFVGVPHYNNRSLGSTFAQNILVAGGVASVTTYDKQVLLKAVLDGDINPGRVFTTSYKLEDINQAYKDMDERKSIKSMIVLD, from the coding sequence ATGAAATCAGCAGTTTATACCAAAGCTGGACAAGTGGGGCTGGCAGAAATTGATCGCCCGCAAATCGTGGCAGCAGATGATGCCATTATCAAGATAGTACGTACTTGCGTTTGTGGATCTGACATTTGGAGTTACCGTAATCCGGAAATGGAAGAGGGACATAGAAATAGTGGTCATGAGGCTATCGGAATTGTCGAAGAAGTTGGTGAGCAAGTTACTACGGTAAAACCAGGAGACTTTGTCATTGCACCTTTCACACATGGGTGTGGTCAGTGTGATGCTTGTCGAGCTGGTTTTGACGGCTCTTGTGATAACCACTCAGGTAATAACTGGTCTGAGGGCGTGCAGGCTGAGTATATCCGTTTCCACTTTGCCAACTGGGCCCTTGTCAAAATTCTTGGGCAACCCTCAGATTATAGCGAAGGCATGCTCAAGTCACTTTTGACACTTGCTGATGTTATGCCGACGGGTTACCATGCTGCGCGTGTGGCTAATGTACAAAAGGGTGATAAGGTTGTCGTTATCGGAGATGGGGCTGTTGGTCAATGTGCTGTCATTGCATCTAAGATGCGTGGAGCTTCTCAAATTGTCCTTATGAGCCGTCACGAAGATCATCAAAAGATGGCTTTGGAGTCAGGTGCGACTGCGGTTGTAGCTGAGCGTGGCGAAAAAGGCATTGACAAAGTCCGTGAAATCCTTGGGGGAGGAGCAGATGCAGCTCTCGAATGTGTCGGTACTGAAGCAGCAGTAGAACAAGCTCTTGGTGTCCTCCATAACGGTGGTCGTATGGGATTTGTCGGTGTGCCTCATTATAATAACCGTTCCCTTGGTTCGACCTTTGCCCAAAATATTTTAGTGGCGGGAGGGGTAGCCTCTGTCACAACCTATGATAAACAAGTTTTGTTAAAAGCTGTTCTTGATGGTGACATCAATCCAGGCCGAGTCTTTACGACAAGTTATAAATTGGAAGATATTAATCAGGCTTATAAAGATATGGATGAACGCAAGTCTATTAAATCTATGATTGTTTTAGATTAG